The genomic interval tggggttatatatgttggtatgtgtggatgtatgcttggggttatatatgttggtatgtatggGTGTGTGCTTGGGGTAATATAGgttggtatgtatggatgtTTGCTTGGGGTTATATGTTGATATGCGAggatgtgtgcttggggttatatGTTGATATGTGAggatgtgtgcttggggttatatatgttggCATGTGTAGATGTGTACTTGGGGTGATATAGgtttgtatgtgtgcttggggttacatatgttggtatgtatggatgtatgcttggggaAATATATGTTAGTATGTGtggatgtgtgcttggggttatatatgatggtatgtatggatgtgtgcTTAGGGTAatatatgttggtatttatCGAGGTGTGCTTGGGGTAATATATGTTGGTAGGTGTAGATCATTTCTTGGGGTtgtatatgttggtatgtatggatgtgtgcCTAGGGTAatatatgttggtatttatCGAGGTGTGCTTGGGGTGGGATATGTTGGTAGGTGTAGATCATTTCTTGGGgatatatatgttggtatgtatggatgtgtgcCTAGGGTAatatatgttggtatttatCAAGGTGTGCTTGGGGTGGGATATGTTGGTAGGTGTATATCATTTCTTGGGGTtgtatatgttggtatgtatggatgtgtgcTTAGGGTAatatatgttggtatttatCAAGGTGTGCTTGGGGTGGGATGTGTTGGTAGGTGTAGATCATTTcttggggttatatatgttggtatgtatggatgtgtgcTTAGGGTAatatatgttggtatttatCAAGGTGTGCTTGGGGTGGGATATGTTGGTAGGTGTAGATCATTTGTTGGGGTtgtatatgttggtatgtatggatgtgtgcTTAGGGTAatatatgttggtatttatCGAGGTGTGCTTGGGGTGGGATATGTTGGTAGGTGTAGATCATTTCTTGGGGTtgtatatgttggtatgtatggatgtgtgcTTAGGGTAATATATGTTGATATTTATCAAGGTGTGCTTGGGGTAATATATGTTGGTAGGTGTAGATCATTTcttggggttatatatgttggtatgtatggatgtgtgcTTAGGTTAatatatgttggtatttatCAAGGTGTGCTTGGGGTAATATATGTTGGTAGGTGTAGATCATTTcttggggttatatatgttggtatgtatggatgtgtgcTTAGGGTAatatatgttggtatttatCAAGGTGTGCTTGGGGTGGGATATGTTGGTAGGTGTAGATCATTTCTTGGGGTtgtatatgttggtatgtatggatgtgtgcTTAGGGTAatatatgttggtatttatCAAGGTGTGCTTGGGGTGGGATATGTTGGTAGGTGTAGATCATTTCTTGGGGTtgtatatgttggtatgtatggatgtgtgcTTAGGGTAatatatgttggtatttatCGAGGTGTGCTTGGGGTGGGATATGTTGGTAGGTGTAGATCATTTCTTGGGGTtgtatatgttggtatgtatggatgtgtgcTTAGGGTAATATATGTTGGTACTTATCAAGGTGTGCTTGGGGTAATATATGTTGGTAGGTGTAGATCATTTCTTGGGgatatatatgttggtatgtatggatgtgtgcTTAGGGTAatatatgttggtatttatCGAGGTGTGCTTGGGGTGGGATATGTTGGTAGGTGTAGATCATTTcttggggttatatatgttggtatgtatggatgtgtgcTTAGGGTAatatatgttggtatttatCAAGGTGTGCTTGGGGTGGGATATGTTGGTAGGTGTAGATCATTTCTTGGGgatatatatgttggtatgtatggatgtgtgcttggggtgGGATATGTTGGTAGGTGTAGATCATTTCTTGGGgatatatatgttggtatgtatggatgtgtgcTTAGGGTAatatatgttggtatttatCAAGGTGTGCTTGGGGTGGGATATGTTGGTAGGTGTAGATCATTTcttggggttatatatgttggtatgtatggatgtgtgcTTAGGTTAatatatgttggtatttatCGAGGTGTGCTTGGGGTGGGATATGTTGGTAGGTGTAGATCATTTCTTGGGGTtgtatatgttggtatgtatggatgtgtgcTTAGGGTAatatatgttggtatttatCAAGGTGTGCTTGGGGTAATATATGTTGGTAGGTGTAGATCATTTCTTGGGgatatatatgttggtatgtgtggATGTGTGCTTAGGGTAatatatgttggtatttatCGAGGTGTGCTTGGGGTGGGATATGTTGGTAGGTGTAGATCATTTcttggggttatatatgttggtatgtatggatgtgtgcTTAGGGTAatatatgttggtatttatCAAGGTGTGCTTGGGGTGGGATATGTTGGTAGGTGTAGATCATTTGTTGGGGTtgtatatgttggtatgtatggatgtgtgcTTAGGGTAatatatgttggtatttatCGAGGTGTGCTTGGGGTGGGATATGTTGGTAGGTCTAGATCATTTCTTGGGGTtgtatatgttggtatgtatggatgtgtgcTTAGGGTAatatatgttggtatttatCAAGGTGTGCTTGGGGTAATATATGTTGGTAGGTGTAGATCATTTcttggggttatatatgttggtatgtatggatgtgtgcTTAGGTTAatatatgttggtatttatCGAGGTGTGCTTGGGGTGGGATATGTTGGTAGGTGTAGATCATTTCTTGGGGATATTTATGTTGGTATGCATGGATGTGTGCTTAGGGTAatatatgttggtatttatCAAGGCGTACTTGGGGTGGGATATGTTGGTAGGTGTAGATCATTTCTTGGGGatatatatgttggtatatgtggatgtgtgcttggggttatatattttgttacaaataatattcaaatattatTCTCTGTACATTAAGAGTTATATGTTAATACGGTTGATTATATGATGTATTCTAGTAAAATATGACTACTGactcacccacatttatagTAGTGTACCATGTATAACAGCTTCTCTAATGTTATATCATCTGTTTACTTAGTGCTAGGgatggtcttgcagcaacctgtgggatGGCTGTGGTTTATGTTTTCCTTCCAGAACTTGTCTGGAAAGCATTAAAACACTACATTCTTGGCAAAGAAGATGGCCTGACCTTCATGGCGACTAACAggaagaaaacaatgaaagtgTATCCCActgaaatgttaacattgtggGCTGACAAGTTAATGTATTATTTCCCAAGGCACAGGCCCAGAGCTCCACGCTTCTCGGGGCCTTTAAGGTCACTACACCAGTGTAATGGTAGAGGGATATCACTATCTGGGTCACACAAGGATTCGAACTCGGGTCTCTGCTGCCGAAGTCCAGCGCTCAACCGAGCTAAAAGGAAATTCTCgctagctactgctagtataagctcTGGAAATCTGCTCCCGTTACACTCCAGACTGGCGCACGTAAGTCTCCACCGCGCAAACCAGAAAATccaagaaaaacagaaaaaattaagTCACGCTGGTGACCTACTTTCAAAACGAAAGCGGAGATAACTTTGATCAAAACATACTTATGTTTATTGCATTAGTAATATACTAATAGTAATACTttggttttgtttatataaatatccACTTGTATAATATTTCCAGGATTTCATATGTGAAGCTGCTAACACTAGGCCTtcctcaaaatttaaattttatagaATCAGTCTAGTTTTAAGATCCTCTTACAAACTTCAATGAATTTGAAAGCcgtattttcacttttactgaATTGATAGTGTATGCTTTTGCACAACATAACAGTCAGGGTGGCTGGTCCTAGATATAATTGCAGACTTTTCGCTTAATCATTAGTCCAAGAACATTGATAAATGGAAATGAACTCACAACCTTGAACATCAGCTTGTTCTGGTATGAATAACACAATCGCCGTAGTCAGCACACCAACAAACTTAACAAATGTACTGTTTCTCTAAATACAGACACTAAGCAGAACTACATTTTCATCATTAATGATTCATGCCCTTCTAAGAACCCTTTTCCCCCCCATATATGTAGACCCACAAATCCCACAAAGACCCCACAGCCATCCCCAAACTGCtgaatcaagtagtaatggatGAACTTCTGATCTCATTGTTAATACCATGTTTTTACCAATTCTCATTTTCCATTTTCATGAAACACTATGGATTCCTGAAATGCTATGGAGCATCatattaaaccccaaacacaaacttatttcatatttcttgaaaGCCTCATTCTcaagtgaaaataaatctatAGAAGTTGCGGCAATCACAGTTGTGTCATGCACACTTAGTGTTATTTTGAGACTGCACAAAATTTCTCCTCCGCTTTTTACAAGGGCTTGGAACCTTCTACTGTTCCATAGAAGCGATGTCACTCAATGTTACAGGTTTATCAACTTATCCACTGACGCTTTCTGAACAAGTTTTATTCTGCATTGTCAGGTATTCTGATTTGTAATCAAAAACTTCATCAAGATGTCAACATCTCTCTAGACTATGACACAGTAGGCAGAATTAAAAATtctttatagatatatatttttacttctTTTCACCGATTCCTTTTCTCTGTGCATACTGCTTAAATAGTCCTCTTCCTTGCGACACCTTGGGATTGAAGGTTTCTTCTCCATTCTTCAAATGGTACTGCTCGAGTCTTTGCACAGTATCTGTAGCCCATGTACTGCTGATGTAGTGGGGGGACTCTCTCCTCTCCACACTGAGAGCATCGCACCAAcgttgtttttttacatgttctTTCTTTTGGGCGCCCCTTCTTTTGTTTCTCAGGCATACCTTGAGACAACGGGGGCACAGCCTGACCTGGTGTTGACTTGATATTTTGGAATACAACAGAGGGTAATATGGGCACAGGTGAAATACTTGGCCACACTCCAATGGAGGACGCAGCAGTTTCATGTGGAAGTGGTTGTTTCACGGGGTGGGCTGTGGCTGGCACGACAGGGCGAAAATGTAGGTGAAGACGTTGTAGCCTGTTGTAACCTTGGGCGCTTCAGTTTTGCCATGCCTGCTGTATCTTGAGGGTCTGGGAATGAAAATGATTCACCTTGTCCCACACTGAAAGTGGCTGGCTTATCTTTCGGCTGTGGAGCGCCAGTCCAGGATATGGAGGGCTGAGGCAGATCTATGCCTTGGAGAACAACTTGTAGGTCTTTCTCCTTTCCTTTTTTGTTGTACCTGGGggaaaagacaacagaaataGATTGACTTTGAAGAACATCTCTGTTACGGATGCACTGTTGTGTATTTcacaaatgcaaaaaaatgGCACCATTCACCAGCTGTAAAAATTCAGCACAAACAGCAGATTCTGCAAGCAGTTCATCTTAAATATAGAAACAGGAAAAGTCAAATTTCACTTACCACTGTTGTATTGTCTTAATATTAACACTTGAGAGCTGTATATCTGTCTCAGTCATCACCCTGCGGTTGGACATAATTAGGCCCTGGATACAggagtaggcattcttcatGAGATTCCAGCGAGTGGTGGAAGTTTTGGTTTTCTTAGACCGCCTATCGCTCGGGTATGCAGCAACCAATTTCTCAATGGTGGCCTCCACATACCGATTGCAATCAGGCCAGTTAGCCCGAGTGGGGTTGGGTCCAAGAATAGCTCTGTGCATATAAAAGGATATAAATGTAACTTTTATCAAAGATTTTACTCcaatgtacataaaaatgtacagtCATAAATCATATCATAAGTATAAATCAAACTGTAAGTCATTTCAGGTGGAGGTGTATGTAGAAAACTGTACTATTACCTTTGGATGCTTGTAACTCCCAAAGCTACTTGTTTCTTGGGACTTTTGAAGTGACCAGGCCCTGGTGAAGGAGATACCCTCAGGGGAAACTTTAGCCATTCCATAACTTAATGAGACTGTCTGCCTCCTCCGATGTTAATGGAGTAAGCTGTTCTTTCAAGCTAGCCAGGAAGCTTGCCAGTTTTAATACAGCAATATAGCCTGGGACATTGTCAGGGCCAAGGTCGCTCTGAAAtttgaaacagacaaaatagaagatatataaacatttttatgcTGCTGCTTGCAAATTACCTCCTTAGGACTGAActacatttaatatgtacatgtatggccagtGATTCCACAGTGTAGAATCTGTGAAATGTGTAGAACTATCTCAGAATTTGGCACTTTGAGACTGTCTCACTTTTTTAAGTGATATGAATGGAATGATGGTGTGGAACTAATTTTTGTCAGTAAGTAATCTGATGGAGACTTGTGTTAAGTGCTGAGATGAGAGATGATTATCTGACATCATCACCTGTGGGCTCACATGATAAGATGAGAGATGATTATCTGACATCATCACCTGTGGGCTCACATGATAAGATGAGAGATGATTATCTGACATCATCACCTGTGGGCTCACATGATAAGATGAGAGATGATTATCTGACATCACCTGTGGGCTCACATGATAAGATGAGAGATGATTATCTGACATCACCTGTGGGCTCACATGATAAGATGAGAGATGATTATCTGACATCACCTGTGGGCTCACATGATAAGATGAGAGATGATTATCTGACATCATCACCTGTGGACTCACATGATAAGATGAGAGATGATTATCTGACATCATCACCTGTGGACTCACATGATAAGATGAGAGATGATTATCTGACATCATCAACTGTGGGCTCACATGATAAGGTCATCTCCTTTCCTGACTCTTGAAGCTGTTCAACACCTGAAAAATAAATAGGAAAATCATTAATTTGAGAAAAATCTAAACACTACCACTGGATATTATTTATAAAGTTCTTTTATTCCAGCAAACTTAAGAAGTTTCTTGCAGCACTATATATCTTTGTGGGGAAGAGCTGAATCTTTACATGGCATTTGTGTTAACTAATCACAACTTACTCACCTGTACTTAAAACAGCCGTTGTGTCAATGGTGCGCTCAGAAGCAGAGGTCACAGGAGGCATACCGGATGGCTGAGCTATAGGGAAtaagcaaaatacaaaaatactcAAAAAGACAAAAGTTACTGTAACACAATTCTGTAATGAGAGTTTAAAAAAAGCGGGAACAAAAGTCCAGAGACGTATCATTTGCTAATCCTTAAAGCTACGTATTACACAAAAGGATACAAACGTTTTTGATTTACAGCTCTGTTCCCAAAAAGTTATTTCACGATAATAattgtgtattttcttttaaatcagaCTTTAACCTAAAGTGATCTGTATAATCTGATCATTTGCATATCTCAAGAATACgcaaaaacaatatattaagaaattaaaattatgcCTTTCTTACCCGTATACTTTTTTGGTggcacaaaatttggacaaaatGTTTTCCCCGGCACCTCTGACGACAGCTTGTTGACTGCTTGCTGCAGTGGACCATCATAGGAGATGGGATCAGCTCCTCCTTTACTGGTTAAGGCATCCCGTCTTCTGTCCTCATTCCACCTGTACACACCATCAAGGAGGTAAACCTGAAAGTTTACATCATTGGCAACAGTACCTGAAAAACAAAGTGttataaaactgttaaaatttatCTTGGGCTGATTCGGTGATGAACATATCACTGACAGTAACAGCCGAAACTGATATAAGGAAGGTAAAGTTACCAGACTCACAGATACCGCTAGTTTAAGATGTTCagtggttggtgttttatgacatgcTTAAGAAACTCAAAACACATCTACTGACTACAGTGCTGTATCCTGAAGAAATGCCAGAGAGAAAATAATAACAAACTACCCGTATGAATACTGTAACTTTACATACCGGGGATAAATCTAGCCATATGTAAATGGAAACTCTCCAGACTCGATCCTCTGGAGCATCTGAAAGTTGGGAGTGTTACACCTCCCTTAACCAATGTACCCGTGCAGGTGTACAACTGGATAGCTTCAGGGTCCTGGATACAACCAACATGTCAACTCTGCTGTTGCCAAATGTCTCATTTTCTCAGTGCTGATGAGGGGCACACCAAGAATATCCAGGCCCTTGTCACCATCCATGGAACTGATCAGTTTCAAAATAAGACGTTCAGCCTCATCGGCGCGACGAGTCCTTCTCCTGCAGTGGAGAGCTAGCTCTTCCCTCTGGAGCGCCTGCATTACATCAGAATCGCTGGGATTTGGAATATGACGTTTGATCATTTCCAAACGCtttgcgtttttcagtaggcAGATATCTTCCTCCTCCCAGCGAAAGATGCAATGACTTAGACGCCCCATAAAAACCCCATACAGGGGATGAGCATCAGTTGTACACCCTGAAGATAAGCGTCGCATGAAATGCCAAATATCCAGTCTGTAAACagaacaggaaaaaaattaaggTTCCCTATTACAGATAAATGCCATTcaatattaaagaaaaacaagtgGTTGACAAGGTttacatttgaaatatatgtatttttatcagTCTGATATATTCCCATACACCCAGGATGGAAATCAGCCATACAGTGTTCTTCCCAGGCAGTCCAGTCCAATAAAaccattaaatttatttgacttatttaaagtactcgagaatatttcacttatacgatggcgg from Liolophura sinensis isolate JHLJ2023 chromosome 3, CUHK_Ljap_v2, whole genome shotgun sequence carries:
- the LOC135463897 gene encoding uncharacterized protein LOC135463897; the encoded protein is MEWLKFPLRVSPSPGPGHFKSPKKQVALGVTSIQRAILGPNPTRANWPDCNRYVEATIEKLVAAYPSDRRSKKTKTSTTRWNLMKNAYSCIQGLIMSNRRVMTETDIQLSSVNIKTIQQWYNKKGKEKDLQVVLQGIDLPQPSISWTGAPQPKDKPATFSVGQGESFSFPDPQDTAGMAKLKRPRLQQATTSSPTFSPCRASHSPPRETTTST
- the LOC135463519 gene encoding uncharacterized protein LOC135463519, encoding MARFIPGTVANDVNFQVYLLDGVYRWNEDRRRDALTSKGGADPISYDGPLQQAVNKLSSEVPGKTFCPNFVPPKKYTAQPSGMPPVTSASERTIDTTAVLSTGVEQLQESGKEMTLSCEPTVDDVR